From Amyelois transitella isolate CPQ chromosome 4, ilAmyTran1.1, whole genome shotgun sequence, one genomic window encodes:
- the LOC132904344 gene encoding uncharacterized protein LOC132904344 — translation MDSRVRASPEQLSTLLEYMESHGDLARPVAGAQGRVRSDQLWSDLTNILVLNSVGGGVNKTTDKWKKVWADLKSKTKKKGLTLRQHARGTGGGPASQKSLSHLEERVLAIIGPTAVEGQDSIQELGFSRPQSSAPAPSQSSAVVAQEDDPVYVDYGGGVVKY, via the exons ATGGATTCTAGGGTAAGGGCAAGTCCCGAACAACTCTCAACTCTACTGGAGTATATGGAAAG TCATGGGGACCTGGCTAGGCCTGTTGCAGGGGCACAAGGTCGAGTACGGTCAGACCAATTATGGTCTGATCTTactaatatactcgtattaaattCCGTTGGTGGTGGTGTCAACAAAACAACAGACAAGtggaaaaaa GTATGGGCCGATTTAAAATCCAAGACTAAGAAAAAAGGTCTGACCTTGCGGCAACATGCCAGAGGGACTGGAGGTGGACCGGCTAGCCAGAAATCCTTGTCGCATTTGGAGGAAAGGGTTCTGGCTATTATCGGCCCAACAGCAGTGGAAGGACAAGACTCTATACAAGAGCTTGGATTTAGT aGACCTCAATCTTCTGCACCTGCACCCTCTCAATCATCTGCAGTTGTTGCCCAAGAAGATGATCCAGTATATGTGGACTATGGTGGTGGTGtggttaaatattaa